A stretch of the Bacteroidales bacterium genome encodes the following:
- a CDS encoding C1 family peptidase, whose protein sequence is MRKIIILFFFIVVFFSLSAQDTTRKDKGKFIEYKAGYYQNSILKGIENYDNSKSVIETKKYLSVETSNIISPASPDDFKKQWCNVPLSQGNSGTCWSFATTSLLESEIFRISGKKIKLSELYFVYWEYVERAKYFVEHKGDCYLGEGSEASAFRRLMTQYGIMPDTIYSGMLKGQTVIDHEKLFSEYENYLKYVKAESLWDSATVVNTVKSILNSYMLKPPSEFNFEGKKYSPISFMNDYCKIIPNDYFSFMSDNKSTFNQHAELVEDDNWWHCSDYYNVSADDFMTIVNEALNDGYTISICGDFSEPGIDKQKQIMFVPTFDIPANEINDDARQLRLSNESTTDDHCVHLIGYTEKDGVKWYLIKDSSAGAFDGKYQGYRYMREDYVKLKMMNLFLYKYGAKKILDKIIK, encoded by the coding sequence ATGCGAAAAATTATCATACTGTTTTTTTTTATTGTTGTTTTCTTTAGCCTTTCTGCGCAGGATACAACAAGAAAAGACAAAGGAAAATTTATAGAATACAAAGCCGGGTATTATCAGAATTCAATCCTTAAAGGAATTGAAAACTATGATAATTCGAAATCAGTAATCGAAACAAAAAAATATTTATCGGTTGAAACTTCCAATATTATTTCACCGGCATCGCCCGATGATTTTAAAAAGCAATGGTGCAATGTTCCGTTGTCGCAGGGAAACAGTGGCACATGCTGGAGTTTTGCAACAACATCTTTATTGGAATCAGAGATATTCAGGATTAGCGGGAAAAAAATAAAACTTTCGGAATTGTATTTTGTGTACTGGGAATATGTTGAGCGAGCAAAATATTTTGTAGAACATAAAGGCGATTGCTATCTGGGTGAAGGCTCGGAAGCAAGTGCATTCAGAAGGTTAATGACTCAATACGGAATAATGCCCGACACAATTTATTCGGGTATGTTGAAAGGGCAAACTGTGATTGATCATGAAAAACTTTTTTCGGAATATGAAAATTATCTGAAGTATGTGAAAGCAGAAAGCCTTTGGGATAGCGCTACAGTTGTGAATACAGTGAAGAGTATTCTTAATTCATATATGTTGAAGCCACCTTCGGAATTTAATTTTGAAGGGAAGAAATATTCTCCAATATCTTTTATGAATGATTACTGCAAAATAATTCCGAACGATTATTTCAGCTTTATGTCGGATAATAAATCTACGTTTAATCAGCATGCCGAGCTGGTAGAAGATGATAACTGGTGGCATTGCAGCGATTATTATAATGTTTCGGCTGACGATTTTATGACGATAGTTAATGAAGCTTTAAATGATGGGTACACTATTTCAATTTGCGGCGATTTCTCGGAACCCGGAATTGACAAGCAAAAGCAGATCATGTTTGTTCCTACTTTCGATATTCCTGCAAATGAAATTAATGATGATGCAAGACAGTTACGTTTGAGTAACGAATCAACTACCGATGATCATTGTGTTCATTTGATCGGATATACCGAGAAAGACGGAGTGAAATGGTACCTGATAAAAGATTCTTCAGCCGGTGCATTTGATGGGAAATACCAGGGATACCGCTATATGCGCGAAGACTATGTGAAACTGAAAATGATGAACCTGTTCCTGTATAAATACGGAGCGAAAAAAATACTTGATAAGATTATAAAATAA